A segment of the Gigantopelta aegis isolate Gae_Host unplaced genomic scaffold, Gae_host_genome ctg9325_pilon_pilon:::debris, whole genome shotgun sequence genome:
gtcaccctgtgtcaaacatcattgaagaaatcctccatattgacttatttgaccttaaccttcaaagtgaggctctcatagggtgtagggatacagcctgattgaaaagaatgacctatgacctgataggggtacaatgcatgctgaattatgtcataatttgtgaaattacaaattttgaaaatataaatataataaaatttaatttaattaaacaaaataaaatattcaccacccaaactgattagtttcagatttccacctatctggacaattagcatgtacattttgagtgctgtaactgacattgttacctcacaattaggtatcaaagtgtgtcaccctgtgtcaaacatcctactatatcaggcctcagaccacaattaatttcactatgtattctcatgtagccccagtggctgtagcacttttattaatttcaccaggccattagcatttcacgggaaacattacctgcctgggcccattgaacactcgaaaggacgacatctgttgtccagctcttttccgcgttatatcaatgtaaacaaacacacgtgggctaagggaccgaatcacacccatttctctgcattttacacaaattttgcatgacttcaatgtgctctgggggacattatgcagtatccagtgtaaaccaagtgcacatattcactaactgcatcctctcacctgtcaaacccagtgtaacaatccagtatactaagcagctccccagccattaatcacatcacaagaaaactatattttctcgcattaacttccgtattttggacaaccaaatgggtggataactctaaaTCTCATGTTTGAATATGCGTCTGCTTACGGCATAGCCATTCGCCTGAACAGAACATTGGTGGTTGAAAGAACACCGACTTTCAATAGTTATTTTCACCTTGACGCCATCAGTATTGACAAATGCGTTGTCAAGCTATCACAGGTAAAGAATGTTTTAGAGAAATGGTCTTCCTCGTTTGACGAGCGGCTTTTTCGTCTGCTTCCAGGTGAAAACTTTGTTGTCGGACTTTACCTCCAGTCTTGGAAATACTTCGAGAACGTTGTGCCGCAACTGAAGAAACAGTTCACGTTTAAAACGCCAATATCCAACAGAGCTGAACGAATCCTCAGAAAAGCCTCAGCCGATTTCTTTAAAACACAAACTTCTGTCGGTGGCACTGCGAAAAACATTACATTCGTTGGCATCCATGTTAGGCGGGGTgacattgttaaattaaattactttaaGTATTATGGCTATAAGGCCGCTCCTAAACATTACATAGACAAGGCCATGATGTATTTTACTggaaaatttataaatgttctaTTTGTGGTGTGCTCCGACAATTTAAGATGGGTACAGGCTAACATTAAACATCCAAATGTCGCATTTGTACATAGTCGTTCACCGGAAGTAGATATGAGCGTGCTCGTCCAATGTAACCACACGATCATTACCGTTGGCACGTTTGGTTGGTGGGCTGGGTTTTTGTCAGGGGGCATAACTCTATATTATAAGTATCCAGCTCGCGAAGATTCTC
Coding sequences within it:
- the LOC121367132 gene encoding galactoside 2-alpha-L-fucosyltransferase SEC1-like, giving the protein MFEYASAYGIAIRLNRTLVVERTPTFNSYFHLDAISIDKCVVKLSQVKNVLEKWSSSFDERLFRLLPGENFVVGLYLQSWKYFENVVPQLKKQFTFKTPISNRAERILRKASADFFKTQTSVGGTAKNITFVGIHVRRGDIVKLNYFKYYGYKAAPKHYIDKAMMYFTGKFINVLFVVCSDNLRWVQANIKHPNVAFVHSRSPEVDMSVLVQCNHTIITVGTFGWWAGFLSGGITLYYKYPAREDSQLRKMFSENYSDYFYPGWIGME